Below is a genomic region from Parageobacillus toebii NBRC 107807.
ACGGATGATGCCGATTGTCGGTTCCGGCAAAAAAGAGCGCATTATTCGTGCGGTGCGCGCGCTTATGCTGCCGCTTCGCCGCGAGCAGTGGTTTGACATTTTGCAAAGCTCGATGGGACATGAAGTGCCGTAATCCACAACGAACAACAAGGAGTAATTCATCATGAAAGTGATTATCGCCGAAAAACCAGATCAAGGCGTCACATTGGCGTCGATTTTTCAGACGAAAAAACATCAAGGATATATTGAAATTTTTCCAAATGAATTGTTTCCGAAAGGAGCGTATATGACATGGGCGATCGGGCATCTTCTCCAGCTCGTTCCGCCCGAACGGTATCGTCCGGAATGGAAACAATGGAAGCTCGAGGCGCTGCCGATCATTCCGGAGAGTTTTCAATATGAGGTAGAAAAAGCGAAAGCAAAACAGTTTGCGATTGTGAAAGAACTGCTTCGCAAACCGGAAGTGACGGAAATTATCCATGCTGGTGACGCCGGAAGAGAAGGAGAACTGATCGTCCGCAATATTATTCAAATGAGCGGTGTGAAAAAGCCGATGAAGCGGCTTTGGCTTTCGTCGTTAACTCCAAAAGCGATTTACGAAGGATTCCGCCAGCTGTTAGATGAAGCCGAAACAAGAAATTTATATGAAGAAGCGTACGCGCGCGCCTGTGCCGATTGGCTTGTCGGGATGAACGCTTCTCGTGTTTACAGCATTTTGCTAAAGCAAAAAGGGATGAATGATGTCTTTTCTGTAGGAAGAGTGCAAACGCCGACACTCGCGTTCATCGTGAAACGGGAAAAGGAAATCGCGCAGTTTCGTCCCGAACCGTTTTGGGAAGTGGTGGCGAAGTTTCACATTGACGGCAAGCAATACGAAGGGAAATGGATGGACGAAAAAGGGGAAACGCGTATCAAGGAGGAGCTGCTGGCGAAAAAAATCGCGCAGTTTTGCCGAAACAAGCCGGCCGAAGTAAAAGAGGTTCAAACGGAAAGAAAAACGTTTCATCCGCCGTTGTTATTCAACTTGTCCTCCTTGCAGGCAGCGGCCAATAAGATGTACCAATTTTCCCCAAAAAAGACGCTCGATATTTTGCAGAAATTGTATCAAAAAGGAATCGTGTCGTATCCGCGTTCTGATTCGAACTATGTGACCAAAGGCGAAGCGGAAACATTTCCGGACATTTTGCAAAAATTGCGGGCGTTTCCGGAGTATCAACCGTTTTTTCCATTGCCGAACACGTCCATTTTACATAATAAACGTTATGTCAATGAAAAAAAGGTGACCGACCACTATGCCATCATCCCGACGGAGCAAGTGGCCGATCCGGCGAAGTTATCGGCGGATGAGCGGAAAATTTACGATTTGGTTGTGCGGCGTCTCATTGCCGCTCATTACGAAGCGGCGGTGTTTGACTATACGACCGTTATCACGCTTGTTGATGGGCGCGCCCGGTTTATTTCGAAAGGAAAGCAGCAAATTCAGGAAGGATGGCAGAAAGTCATCAGCCAGCGGGAAGAGGGCGAGGAAGCGATTCTTCCCTCGCTCCGTGAAGGCGAACAAGGCGATGTGCTGGACGTCCGTATAAAAG
It encodes:
- a CDS encoding DNA topoisomerase III, which translates into the protein MKVIIAEKPDQGVTLASIFQTKKHQGYIEIFPNELFPKGAYMTWAIGHLLQLVPPERYRPEWKQWKLEALPIIPESFQYEVEKAKAKQFAIVKELLRKPEVTEIIHAGDAGREGELIVRNIIQMSGVKKPMKRLWLSSLTPKAIYEGFRQLLDEAETRNLYEEAYARACADWLVGMNASRVYSILLKQKGMNDVFSVGRVQTPTLAFIVKREKEIAQFRPEPFWEVVAKFHIDGKQYEGKWMDEKGETRIKEELLAKKIAQFCRNKPAEVKEVQTERKTFHPPLLFNLSSLQAAANKMYQFSPKKTLDILQKLYQKGIVSYPRSDSNYVTKGEAETFPDILQKLRAFPEYQPFFPLPNTSILHNKRYVNEKKVTDHYAIIPTEQVADPAKLSADERKIYDLVVRRLIAAHYEAAVFDYTTVITLVDGRARFISKGKQQIQEGWQKVISQREEGEEAILPSLREGEQGDVLDVRIKEGKTQPPKRYTEGQLITLMKTAGKFLDNEELEKVLAKTEGLGTEATRAAIITTLKERNYIEVKKNQVYATDKAKVLIEAIGEKILASPEMTAKWEQRLSEIGEGKASAAHFMEQVKKLSKKIVEDALASSQHWNFARFDTASIQRTTSKATLGKPVGTCKLCGGTVIDKGEFYGCANYAKTKCSFTISKRILGKTISQANVKKLLQHGKTNVIKGFKKGEKTFDAALMWDEKEKKIVFSFPKK